Proteins encoded together in one Hymenobacter monticola window:
- a CDS encoding ATP-binding cassette domain-containing protein, with translation MTAHTFAYKDPILTLENVSIAFRGEPILRDINAQVLDVTRPNMKQGQVVGFYGRSGIGKSVLCRIMAGLIRPGSGTVEVGQAQQPVQPGMVGFVQQRYPLFDHRTLHDNLLVAAQRKHAPEAARQHVAAYLERFCLAPHARKYPAHLSGGQRQRAAIAQQLLCSDHLILLDEPFSGLDVAMIDELKSIIVEVTTMDELNTVIIVSHDIVTTTALADRLWLLGYEHDAAGALVPGATISPQHQYNLAEMGLAWHENVEAEPEFAQFVEHIKQEIRGS, from the coding sequence ATGACTGCCCACACCTTCGCCTACAAAGACCCCATCCTCACCCTGGAAAACGTCTCCATCGCCTTCCGCGGCGAACCCATTCTGCGCGACATCAACGCCCAGGTGCTCGACGTGACGCGGCCCAACATGAAGCAGGGCCAGGTCGTAGGCTTCTACGGCCGCTCAGGCATCGGCAAGTCGGTGCTGTGCCGCATCATGGCGGGGCTCATCCGGCCCGGCAGCGGCACTGTGGAGGTAGGCCAGGCCCAGCAGCCCGTGCAGCCCGGCATGGTGGGCTTCGTGCAGCAGCGCTACCCGCTGTTCGACCACCGCACCCTGCACGACAACCTGCTGGTGGCCGCCCAGCGCAAGCACGCCCCCGAGGCCGCCCGCCAGCACGTGGCCGCCTATCTGGAGCGGTTTTGCCTGGCGCCGCACGCCCGCAAGTACCCGGCCCATCTCTCGGGCGGGCAGCGGCAGCGGGCGGCCATTGCCCAGCAGCTGCTCTGCTCCGACCACCTCATCCTGCTCGATGAGCCCTTCTCCGGCCTCGACGTGGCCATGATTGACGAGCTGAAAAGCATCATCGTGGAAGTGACCACCATGGACGAGCTGAACACCGTCATCATCGTCTCGCACGACATCGTGACCACCACCGCCCTGGCCGACCGCCTCTGGCTGCTCGGCTACGAGCACGACGCGGCCGGGGCCCTCGTGCCGGGCGCCACCATCAGCCCCCAGCACCAATACAACCTGGCCGAAATGGGCCTCGCCTGGCACGAAAACGTGGAAGCCGAACCCGAGTTCGCCCAGTTCGTGGAGCACATCAAGCAGGAGATTCGGGGTAGTTAG
- a CDS encoding transposase, producing the protein MLELINYERNLPHRLPPGGVVFVTFRLAGSLPRMVVEQLQAELDLAWQRFESEPAQLYAAQKRYFGRFDDQLNKGGHGPMYLREPAIATLVAESLRYFDGANYDLRRYCIMPNHVHMVVRILEEAPPLVKTLQRLKSYTATQANKLLGRTGAFWQAESYDHVVRKGELERVITYVLENPVKAGLVDDWELCPYTYWAL; encoded by the coding sequence GTGTTGGAATTGATAAATTATGAGCGCAATCTGCCGCACCGGCTGCCGCCGGGCGGGGTGGTGTTTGTGACGTTTCGGCTTGCGGGCTCGTTGCCGCGCATGGTCGTGGAACAGCTTCAGGCGGAGCTTGACCTGGCTTGGCAACGCTTTGAGTCAGAGCCGGCGCAGCTTTACGCAGCGCAAAAGCGTTATTTTGGACGCTTCGATGACCAGCTAAATAAAGGCGGGCATGGTCCGATGTATTTGCGCGAGCCAGCCATTGCGACTTTGGTGGCGGAATCGTTGCGATACTTTGACGGCGCGAACTATGACCTGCGGCGCTATTGCATCATGCCAAACCACGTGCACATGGTCGTGCGGATATTGGAAGAAGCTCCGCCGCTGGTGAAAACCTTGCAGCGATTGAAAAGCTACACCGCCACGCAAGCCAATAAGCTTTTAGGTCGAACGGGCGCTTTTTGGCAAGCCGAGAGCTACGACCATGTGGTGCGCAAAGGAGAGTTGGAACGAGTAATAACGTATGTGTTGGAGAATCCGGTGAAAGCGGGGTTGGTAGATGATTGGGAACTGTGTCCTTACACGTACTGGGCGCTGTAG
- a CDS encoding ABC transporter permease encodes MKSLFAPNAQPARLVFTTMVIGQAAVLLLLWLFYPMQLFPSLGEVVRALGDLVISQGLIQELWASMTTALQALAVATVLALAISYLTALPFFRPIAFAASKMRYLTLTGLTFFMALMVSSGHQVKLSVLIFGATVYLVTGMTSLILTTTQEEMDHARTLGMSEWRSFYEVVVLGKLDDMLEVVRQNFAIIWTMITLVETLYQSEGGIGLLLYKQNRYLHLDGVLAIQLVILATGAAQDYVFVLLRRVFFPYSQLGSSAV; translated from the coding sequence ATGAAATCCCTTTTCGCCCCCAACGCCCAGCCGGCCCGCCTTGTGTTCACCACGATGGTCATCGGCCAGGCCGCCGTTCTGCTGCTGCTGTGGCTATTTTATCCCATGCAGCTTTTCCCCAGCCTGGGCGAGGTCGTTCGTGCGCTCGGCGACCTTGTTATCTCGCAGGGCCTCATCCAGGAGCTGTGGGCCAGCATGACCACGGCCCTGCAAGCCCTGGCCGTAGCCACGGTGCTGGCGCTGGCCATTTCCTACCTCACGGCGCTGCCCTTCTTCCGGCCCATTGCCTTCGCAGCCAGCAAGATGCGCTACCTCACCCTCACCGGCCTCACCTTCTTCATGGCCCTGATGGTGAGCTCCGGCCACCAGGTGAAGCTTTCGGTACTCATTTTCGGCGCCACGGTGTACCTGGTGACGGGCATGACGAGCTTGATTCTAACCACCACGCAGGAAGAAATGGACCACGCCCGAACCCTGGGCATGAGCGAGTGGCGCAGCTTCTACGAAGTGGTGGTGCTGGGCAAATTGGACGACATGCTGGAAGTGGTGCGCCAAAACTTCGCCATTATCTGGACCATGATTACGCTGGTGGAAACGCTCTACCAGTCCGAGGGCGGCATCGGCCTGCTGCTCTACAAGCAGAACCGCTACCTGCACCTCGATGGCGTGCTGGCCATTCAACTGGTGATTCTGGCCACCGGGGCGGCGCAGGACTACGTGTTTGTGCTGCTGCGACGGGTGTTCTTTCCTTACTCGCAGTTGGGCAGTAGCGCAGTGTAG
- a CDS encoding OmpA family protein, which yields MTTRGKFVIGLLIVAALYFGINKLIASGAVFKKADTESVLLNSIELPAATGGNRATIVVPLAPLPGTTPADKGTPVVWEVMAWNSQMAGMLANGGPRTTTGSAAAANGLDMQIVRQDDVSKMQADLVKNALDLQSKPETPGLIVSIMGDGLPGFSAVQGELQKAGTQLQIIPYSVGKSFGEDKLMGPKEWLDNPKTALGKTIACYLRDGDQNIALKWCADNGLKVNPDETTYDPEAVNFMAASDFLVAAEKYILGKPESRTKVVNGKNTGVKVDVVADAVATWTPGDVNIAKQRGGLVNIVSTKDYSNQMPNIMVTTKRWYDAHPKEVLGLMKAFAVAGDQVKAHPEALTRAADISATVYGDQDKPGAYWLKYYKGVSETDRNGDVVELGGSKAFNFSDNLTLFGLDEGGTNIYASVYKTFGDVQKKLYPKELPNYVPLDQMLDLKPLQQLQAQYKGKAVAPAETQQFAAGDEIRQSVSKRAWNIEFNSGQSSFTPQATRELNQLFDDLVVAGRLKVAVHGHTDNSGDPGRNQQLSEDRAMAVEHWLEAKSHSAFPDGRVQVYAHGATEPVASNSTPDGKAKNRRVEVVLGN from the coding sequence ATGACAACACGTGGTAAATTCGTAATTGGTCTGCTCATCGTAGCGGCCCTTTACTTCGGCATCAACAAGCTGATAGCCAGCGGTGCCGTCTTCAAGAAAGCGGATACCGAATCGGTGCTGCTCAACTCCATCGAGCTGCCCGCGGCCACGGGCGGCAACCGGGCTACCATTGTGGTGCCGCTGGCCCCGCTGCCCGGCACCACGCCCGCCGACAAGGGCACGCCCGTGGTGTGGGAGGTGATGGCCTGGAACAGCCAGATGGCCGGCATGCTGGCCAACGGCGGCCCCCGCACCACCACGGGCTCGGCCGCGGCGGCCAACGGGCTCGACATGCAGATTGTGCGCCAGGACGACGTGAGCAAGATGCAGGCGGACCTGGTGAAAAACGCCCTCGACCTGCAAAGCAAGCCCGAAACGCCGGGCCTGATTGTTAGCATTATGGGTGACGGCCTGCCGGGCTTCTCGGCTGTGCAGGGTGAGCTGCAGAAGGCCGGCACCCAGTTGCAAATCATCCCTTACTCGGTGGGCAAAAGTTTTGGCGAAGACAAGCTGATGGGCCCGAAAGAATGGCTCGATAACCCCAAAACGGCCCTGGGCAAAACCATTGCCTGCTACCTGCGCGACGGCGACCAGAACATTGCCCTGAAGTGGTGCGCCGACAACGGCCTGAAAGTGAACCCCGACGAAACCACCTACGACCCCGAAGCCGTGAACTTCATGGCTGCCAGCGACTTCCTAGTGGCTGCCGAGAAATACATCCTCGGCAAGCCCGAAAGCCGCACCAAAGTGGTGAACGGCAAGAACACCGGCGTGAAGGTGGACGTGGTGGCCGACGCCGTGGCCACCTGGACGCCCGGCGACGTGAACATCGCCAAGCAGCGCGGCGGCCTCGTCAACATTGTGAGCACCAAAGACTACTCTAACCAGATGCCCAACATCATGGTGACGACCAAGCGCTGGTACGACGCCCACCCCAAGGAGGTGCTGGGCCTGATGAAGGCCTTCGCCGTGGCCGGCGACCAGGTGAAAGCCCACCCCGAAGCCCTGACCCGCGCCGCCGACATTTCGGCCACCGTGTACGGCGACCAGGACAAGCCCGGCGCCTACTGGCTGAAATACTACAAGGGCGTGAGCGAAACCGACCGCAACGGCGACGTGGTGGAGCTGGGCGGTAGCAAAGCCTTCAATTTCAGCGACAACCTGACCTTGTTCGGCCTCGACGAAGGCGGCACTAACATTTACGCCTCGGTGTATAAAACCTTCGGGGACGTGCAGAAAAAGCTCTACCCCAAGGAACTGCCCAACTACGTGCCCCTCGACCAGATGCTGGACCTGAAGCCTCTGCAACAGCTGCAGGCGCAGTACAAAGGCAAAGCCGTGGCCCCGGCAGAAACCCAGCAGTTTGCCGCCGGCGACGAAATCCGCCAGAGCGTGAGCAAGCGCGCCTGGAACATCGAGTTCAACAGCGGCCAGAGCAGCTTCACGCCTCAGGCCACCCGCGAGCTGAACCAGCTCTTCGACGACCTGGTGGTGGCCGGCCGCCTGAAAGTGGCCGTGCACGGCCACACCGACAACTCCGGCGACCCCGGCCGCAACCAGCAGCTCAGCGAAGACCGCGCCATGGCCGTGGAGCACTGGCTCGAAGCCAAGAGCCACAGCGCCTTCCCCGACGGCCGCGTGCAGGTGTACGCCCACGGTGCCACCGAGCCGGTAGCCAGCAACAGCACCCCCGACGGCAAAGCCAAAAACCGCCGCGTGGAAGTGGTACTGGGCAATTAG
- a CDS encoding PspA/IM30 family protein: MNTLLNTTTDTDTGLPKWQKPEKMAGRVVLLGLTGTAVYYWGVILPFLVDMVFDTVKLGIGLGSLFVLFLLVTNKRIQAGLWYAGQRILRTAAGIFVNTDPIGVMEDYIRNTEKEARKMDAEVTNIEGAHELVKRKLAANDAQMKEYLALANSASRQGEKDMAESYASRAAQIQDYNQRLQPMATTTANVSVVMRQILKAALRQIDGSKFKVNLLKDEYALVKRTSSGMRAAMNILRGDPDKKYFFDLATDRVAQDMAQQLGQIKQAMRYSQEFVKEMDIQNGVMSEKGQALLTKYQKGDFNAVLNEKPQAPQSFSATKKASDDAYASLLD; the protein is encoded by the coding sequence ATGAACACTTTGCTCAACACTACTACTGACACCGACACGGGCCTGCCCAAGTGGCAAAAGCCGGAGAAAATGGCCGGGCGCGTGGTGCTCCTGGGCCTGACCGGGACGGCCGTGTACTACTGGGGCGTAATTCTGCCCTTCCTCGTGGATATGGTGTTTGACACCGTGAAGCTGGGCATCGGGCTTGGTTCGCTGTTCGTGCTGTTTTTGCTGGTGACGAACAAGCGCATTCAGGCCGGGCTGTGGTACGCCGGGCAGCGAATTCTGCGCACTGCCGCCGGAATTTTTGTGAACACCGACCCCATCGGCGTGATGGAAGATTACATCCGCAACACTGAGAAGGAGGCCCGCAAGATGGACGCCGAGGTGACCAACATCGAGGGCGCCCACGAGCTGGTGAAGCGTAAGCTGGCCGCCAACGATGCCCAGATGAAGGAGTACCTGGCCCTGGCCAACTCCGCTTCGCGCCAAGGCGAAAAGGACATGGCTGAGAGCTACGCCAGCCGCGCAGCCCAGATTCAGGACTACAATCAGCGCCTGCAGCCGATGGCCACCACCACGGCCAACGTGAGCGTGGTGATGCGCCAGATACTCAAAGCCGCCCTGCGCCAGATTGACGGCAGCAAGTTCAAAGTCAACCTCTTGAAAGACGAATATGCGCTGGTGAAACGCACCAGTTCCGGCATGCGCGCGGCCATGAACATCCTGCGCGGCGACCCCGACAAGAAGTACTTCTTCGACCTGGCCACCGACCGCGTGGCCCAGGACATGGCCCAGCAGCTCGGCCAGATTAAGCAGGCCATGCGCTACTCGCAGGAGTTCGTCAAGGAGATGGATATCCAGAACGGCGTGATGAGCGAGAAGGGCCAGGCCCTGCTCACCAAGTACCAGAAGGGCGATTTCAACGCTGTGCTCAACGAAAAGCCGCAAGCCCCCCAATCTTTTTCCGCCACCAAAAAAGCCTCCGATGATGCCTACGCTAGCCTGCTTGATTAG
- a CDS encoding LacI family DNA-binding transcriptional regulator — protein sequence MITCVKCKLSDSVLKAGFVRGRQRYLCKICDYHFTEEKKGAVPDRRRTQTTIGDVAKAVGVASSTVSRALNGHTDISPVTRQAILDAARQLDYQPNLLAQSLKSRETHTLGVLIPDLERPFFATAVSGIQEVATEAGYRVMICQSKESYRTEVSNVQALVASQVDGLLICHSRETENFDHVKPSACRGIPVVHFDRVSNEVDSAKVILDDWNGAYNVTEHLIQQGARRIAILAGPESLLISRNRLAGYQHALKRNHLPLRPEYEVHIDFRTEEAEATLDAWLALPEPPDAIFAINYVNAFDLLVALKKRGVRVPQQMAVVGFGDEFMAAMIEPGLTTVDLHPYRIGQQAARLFLEQVQQKEHFQPRTFVISGDLRIRQSSLKGEGELFRLSI from the coding sequence ATGATAACCTGCGTAAAATGTAAGCTTTCGGATTCGGTGTTGAAGGCAGGCTTCGTTCGGGGGCGGCAGCGTTACCTCTGCAAGATTTGCGACTACCATTTCACCGAAGAGAAGAAGGGGGCCGTGCCCGACCGGCGGCGCACCCAAACCACCATCGGCGACGTGGCCAAAGCCGTGGGGGTGGCGTCTTCCACGGTGTCGAGGGCGCTGAACGGACACACCGACATCAGCCCCGTCACGCGCCAAGCCATCCTCGACGCCGCCCGCCAGCTCGACTACCAGCCCAACCTGCTGGCCCAGAGCCTCAAAAGCCGCGAAACCCACACCTTGGGCGTGCTGATTCCGGACCTTGAGCGGCCGTTTTTTGCCACCGCCGTGAGCGGCATTCAGGAGGTGGCCACGGAGGCGGGCTACCGGGTAATGATTTGTCAGTCAAAGGAATCTTACCGCACCGAGGTGAGCAACGTGCAGGCCCTGGTGGCCAGCCAGGTCGACGGCCTGCTCATCTGCCACTCGCGCGAAACCGAGAACTTCGACCACGTAAAGCCCAGTGCCTGCCGGGGCATTCCGGTGGTGCACTTCGACCGCGTGAGCAACGAGGTGGACAGCGCCAAGGTCATTCTCGACGACTGGAACGGGGCTTATAATGTGACCGAGCACCTTATTCAGCAGGGCGCGCGGCGCATTGCCATCCTGGCCGGGCCCGAGTCGCTGCTCATCAGCCGCAACCGCTTGGCCGGCTACCAGCACGCCCTCAAGCGCAACCACCTGCCCCTGCGTCCGGAGTACGAAGTGCACATCGATTTTCGAACGGAAGAGGCCGAAGCGACCCTTGATGCCTGGCTGGCCCTGCCCGAGCCGCCCGATGCCATTTTCGCCATCAACTACGTTAATGCCTTCGACCTGCTGGTGGCCCTGAAAAAGCGCGGCGTGCGCGTGCCCCAGCAAATGGCCGTGGTGGGTTTCGGCGATGAATTCATGGCCGCCATGATTGAGCCCGGCCTCACCACCGTCGACCTCCACCCCTACCGCATCGGGCAGCAGGCCGCCCGGCTGTTTCTGGAGCAGGTGCAGCAGAAGGAGCATTTTCAGCCGCGCACGTTCGTGATTTCCGGCGATTTAAGAATCCGGCAGTCGTCGCTGAAGGGAGAGGGGGAATTATTCAGATTGAGTATATAA
- the uxuA gene encoding mannonate dehydratase, whose product MLHTMRWFGPHDPVSLFDIRQAGCAGVVTALHQLPVGAVWPVAEIQARQQLIAANNATHAPLHWAVVESLPVHEAIKKGLPAREQYIANYKVSLRNLAACGIRTVCYNFMPVLDWSRTNLSYEMPDGSRALRFVWQDFAVFDLCILKRPGAAADYEVAVAAAARQQFAAMSAEEVAALTNTVLLGLPGSEEAFELANFQSLLNEYAEIDAATLRANLHYFIQQVAPVAQELGIGLCIHPDDPPYPLLGLPRVVSTANDLAALFAACDVPANGLTFCTGSLGVRADNDLPAIARQFASRIHFIHLRATKREDNPRNFHEADHLEGDVDMYAVVRELVLEEQRRAASGEGVRAIPMRPDHGHQMLDDLNKKTYPGYSAIGRLRGLAELRGLEYGIRRGLEAEAPSAAHLTETAAYA is encoded by the coding sequence ATGCTTCACACAATGCGCTGGTTTGGGCCCCACGACCCGGTTTCGCTCTTCGACATCCGCCAGGCCGGGTGTGCGGGCGTGGTCACGGCCCTGCACCAGCTGCCCGTGGGGGCGGTGTGGCCGGTAGCCGAAATTCAAGCCCGCCAGCAGCTCATCGCCGCCAACAATGCCACCCATGCGCCCCTGCACTGGGCCGTGGTGGAAAGCCTGCCGGTGCACGAGGCCATTAAGAAAGGCTTGCCCGCGCGCGAGCAATACATAGCCAACTACAAGGTGTCGCTGCGCAACCTGGCGGCCTGCGGCATCCGCACGGTGTGCTACAACTTCATGCCGGTGCTGGACTGGTCGCGCACCAACCTGAGCTACGAGATGCCCGACGGCTCGCGGGCGCTTCGCTTCGTGTGGCAGGACTTCGCCGTGTTCGACCTCTGCATTCTGAAGCGCCCCGGCGCCGCAGCCGACTACGAAGTGGCAGTGGCCGCGGCCGCCCGGCAGCAGTTCGCGGCCATGAGCGCCGAGGAGGTAGCTGCTCTTACTAATACCGTGCTGTTGGGCTTGCCCGGCTCGGAAGAGGCCTTTGAGCTGGCCAATTTCCAAAGCCTGCTGAACGAGTACGCCGAAATCGATGCGGCCACGCTGCGCGCCAACCTGCACTACTTCATTCAGCAAGTGGCGCCGGTGGCCCAGGAACTGGGCATTGGGCTCTGCATTCACCCCGACGACCCGCCCTACCCGCTGCTGGGCCTGCCCCGCGTGGTGAGCACGGCCAACGACCTAGCGGCGCTGTTTGCCGCCTGCGACGTGCCGGCCAACGGCCTCACGTTCTGCACGGGCTCGCTGGGCGTGCGGGCTGATAACGACCTGCCGGCCATTGCCCGGCAGTTTGCTTCCCGCATTCATTTCATCCATCTGCGGGCCACCAAGCGCGAGGACAACCCGCGCAACTTCCACGAGGCCGACCACCTCGAAGGCGACGTGGACATGTACGCCGTGGTGCGCGAGCTGGTACTGGAAGAGCAACGCCGGGCCGCTAGCGGCGAAGGCGTGAGGGCTATTCCCATGCGCCCCGACCACGGCCACCAGATGCTCGACGACCTCAACAAAAAAACCTACCCCGGCTATTCCGCCATTGGCCGCCTGCGCGGGCTGGCCGAACTGAGGGGCCTGGAATACGGCATCCGGCGCGGCCTTGAAGCCGAAGCTCCATCCGCGGCGCACCTCACCGAAACCGCTGCCTACGCTTAA
- a CDS encoding alpha-glucuronidase family glycosyl hydrolase — protein sequence MLLRSLLLLLVLVGAAPLCRADDGYRLWLKYDLVADAGQRAQYRAAAQFISSNGADAVLKTAASELQRGLQGLLGQPVPLVAKGESTKRGILLAIDPSANVLGNPASKEGYRISTQGRNLVVTGGSGAGVLYGVYALLRQVQTGQSLSNLNVSSSPRIQYRLLNHWDNPNGTVERGYAGSSIWKWYELPQLLDPRYTDYARANASIGINGVAINNVNASARYLTAEYIQKVKALAGVMRPYGIRVYLSVFWAAPKVIGGLKTSDPLDAQVKQWWTAKAEEVYKEIPDFGGFLVKANSEGEPGPQDYGRTHADGANMLAAALGQHDGIVMWRAFVYKAGSGDRFKQAYEDFKPLDGTFAPKVLVQVKNGPIDFQAREPFHPLFGAMPKTPLVLEVQITQEYLGFASHLVYLAPMFKECLDADTQTKGPGSTVAKVVDGSLDQHRISGIAGVANIGSDRNWTGHPMGQANWYAFGRLAWDYNLTSKAIATEWTKMSLTREPQAVATIVDVMNKSRDIYVRYTTPLGLHHIMGQNIHYGPEPWLADAGRPDWTAVYYHKADAAGLGFDRTAAGSNALSLYSPGVQKQWGDAKTCPLNYLLWFHHVSWMQPLPTGRTLWNELATRYYTGADSVTWMQQRWASVKPQVDPALHADVTARLEIQRREALWWRDACVLYFQSFSKQPIPAPFTPPTRTLADIKTLVDLYQLK from the coding sequence ATGCTGCTCCGGTCACTATTGCTTCTGTTGGTACTCGTTGGCGCCGCGCCCCTCTGCCGGGCCGACGACGGCTACCGGCTGTGGCTGAAGTACGACCTGGTGGCCGATGCCGGGCAGCGGGCGCAGTACCGCGCCGCCGCGCAGTTCATCAGCAGCAATGGCGCGGATGCAGTGCTGAAGACAGCGGCCTCAGAGCTGCAGCGTGGTTTGCAGGGCCTTTTGGGCCAGCCGGTGCCGCTGGTGGCAAAAGGGGAGAGCACCAAGCGCGGTATTTTGCTGGCAATTGACCCCTCCGCAAACGTTTTAGGAAATCCTGCCAGCAAGGAAGGCTACCGCATTTCGACGCAGGGGCGCAACCTCGTGGTGACGGGTGGGAGCGGGGCGGGCGTGCTGTACGGCGTATATGCCCTGCTGCGGCAGGTGCAAACCGGGCAGTCGCTGTCCAACCTGAACGTGAGCAGCAGCCCGCGCATTCAGTACCGCCTGCTCAACCATTGGGACAACCCCAACGGCACCGTGGAGCGCGGCTACGCGGGCAGCAGCATCTGGAAATGGTATGAGCTGCCCCAGCTGCTCGACCCGCGCTACACCGACTACGCCCGCGCCAACGCCTCCATCGGCATCAACGGCGTGGCCATCAACAACGTGAACGCCAGCGCCCGCTACCTCACAGCCGAATACATTCAGAAGGTAAAAGCGCTGGCGGGCGTGATGCGTCCCTACGGCATCCGGGTGTACTTGTCGGTATTCTGGGCGGCGCCCAAGGTAATTGGCGGCCTGAAAACCTCCGACCCGCTCGACGCGCAGGTGAAGCAGTGGTGGACGGCCAAGGCCGAGGAAGTGTACAAGGAGATTCCCGATTTCGGCGGCTTCCTGGTGAAGGCCAACTCGGAGGGCGAGCCCGGTCCGCAGGACTACGGCCGCACCCACGCCGACGGCGCCAACATGCTGGCCGCCGCGCTGGGCCAGCACGACGGCATTGTGATGTGGCGCGCTTTCGTGTACAAGGCCGGCAGCGGCGACCGGTTCAAGCAGGCCTACGAGGACTTCAAGCCGCTCGACGGCACGTTTGCCCCCAAGGTGCTGGTGCAGGTGAAAAACGGTCCGATTGACTTTCAGGCCCGCGAGCCCTTCCACCCGCTGTTCGGGGCCATGCCCAAAACGCCGCTGGTGCTCGAAGTGCAGATTACCCAGGAGTACCTCGGATTTGCCTCGCACCTGGTATACCTGGCACCGATGTTCAAGGAGTGCCTCGACGCTGATACGCAAACCAAAGGCCCCGGCTCGACGGTGGCCAAGGTAGTGGACGGCAGCCTCGACCAGCACCGCATCAGCGGCATCGCGGGTGTGGCCAACATCGGCTCCGACCGCAACTGGACCGGCCACCCCATGGGCCAGGCCAACTGGTATGCCTTCGGCCGCTTGGCCTGGGATTATAATCTGACTTCTAAGGCTATTGCCACGGAGTGGACCAAGATGAGCCTGACCCGCGAGCCCCAGGCCGTGGCCACCATCGTGGACGTGATGAACAAGTCGCGCGACATTTACGTGCGCTACACCACGCCGCTGGGCCTGCACCACATCATGGGCCAGAACATTCACTACGGCCCCGAGCCCTGGCTGGCCGACGCCGGCCGCCCCGACTGGACCGCCGTGTACTACCACAAAGCCGACGCCGCGGGCCTGGGTTTCGACCGCACAGCGGCGGGCTCCAATGCCCTGAGCTTGTACTCGCCTGGTGTGCAAAAGCAATGGGGCGACGCCAAGACCTGCCCGCTCAACTACCTGCTCTGGTTCCACCATGTGAGCTGGATGCAGCCGCTGCCCACCGGCCGCACCCTCTGGAACGAGCTGGCCACCCGCTACTACACCGGCGCCGACTCGGTGACGTGGATGCAGCAGCGCTGGGCCAGCGTGAAGCCCCAGGTGGACCCCGCTCTGCACGCCGACGTGACGGCCCGGCTCGAAATTCAGCGGCGCGAGGCGCTATGGTGGCGCGATGCCTGCGTGCTCTACTTCCAAAGCTTCTCTAAGCAACCCATTCCCGCACCCTTCACGCCGCCCACGCGCACCCTGGCCGACATCAAAACGCTGGTCGACCTCTACCAGCTGAAGTAA
- a CDS encoding SDR family NAD(P)-dependent oxidoreductase, whose protein sequence is MKNILSSTGQHGHSEAVVTEAQQRHADVFSLEGKLALITGGGTGIGLAIAQCMAEAGATVVITGRREAVLQEAVATIGESAEYVVNDVTDLSAIDALVAEVEASYGPLDILVNNAGINLKKPALEVTDEDFSRILHTNLHSVFALTRACASRMMARQQGVILMISSMAAYYGIDRVVAYAASKSAVEGMVKVLASEFSGQGVRVNAIAPGFIETAMSRTAMNSDPDRRDRAMRRTPMGKFGQPNDIGHAAVFLSSDAARYITGASLPVDGGNSIGF, encoded by the coding sequence ATGAAAAATATACTTTCCTCCACCGGTCAGCATGGCCACTCCGAAGCAGTCGTCACCGAGGCGCAGCAGCGGCACGCCGACGTGTTTTCGCTGGAGGGCAAGCTGGCCCTGATTACGGGCGGCGGCACGGGCATCGGGCTGGCCATAGCCCAGTGCATGGCCGAAGCCGGGGCCACGGTGGTCATCACGGGGCGGCGCGAGGCGGTGCTGCAGGAGGCGGTGGCGACCATCGGCGAATCGGCTGAGTACGTGGTGAACGACGTGACCGATTTGTCGGCCATCGACGCCCTAGTGGCTGAGGTGGAGGCCTCCTATGGTCCGCTCGACATCCTGGTGAACAATGCCGGCATCAACCTGAAGAAGCCCGCGCTGGAAGTGACAGACGAGGATTTTAGCCGCATTCTGCACACGAACCTGCACTCGGTGTTCGCCCTCACGCGGGCCTGCGCCAGCCGCATGATGGCCCGCCAGCAGGGCGTGATTCTCATGATTTCCTCGATGGCCGCCTACTACGGCATCGACCGGGTGGTGGCCTACGCGGCCTCCAAGTCGGCGGTGGAGGGCATGGTGAAGGTGCTGGCCTCGGAGTTTTCGGGCCAGGGCGTGCGGGTGAATGCCATTGCGCCGGGCTTCATCGAAACGGCCATGAGCCGCACGGCCATGAACTCGGACCCCGACCGCCGCGACCGCGCCATGCGCCGCACGCCCATGGGCAAGTTTGGCCAGCCCAACGACATCGGCCATGCCGCGGTGTTCCTGTCCTCTGATGCGGCCCGCTACATCACCGGCGCCTCGCTGCCCGTGGACGGCGGCAACTCCATTGGTTTTTAA